The Bacillus sp. Y1 genome includes the window TGCAATGAGAAGCTTTGTTTGTGAAACGATGCAGTATGGAAGATTATTTCTAGCTGGTGATTCCGCACATATTGTACCGCCAACTGGTGCAAAGGGGCTGAATCTAGCAGTGGCTGATATTCAAGTATTAGCGAAAGGAATCAGCGAATTTTATCATTCAGGAAACGAAGATACTTTAGAACGTTACTCTTCTATTTGTTTGCAAAGAGTATGGAAAGCCCAGCGATTTTCCTGGTGGATGACAACGATGCTTCATAGAAATGTTGAACAGACTCCGTACGAATATGGAATTCAAATCGCTGAGCTAGACTATGTTACTTCTTCCAAGGCGGCTGCAAGAAGTTTGGCCGAAAATTATGTTGGCTTGCCAATGGAGTTTAAAGGATTGGAATTCAATCAGCAAATTTTAAACTAATCTAATAAAATTAATGGGATGAAGAGGAAATTAAATTAGGAGATGGAAAATAATAATGTGGTTGTTAGGCAATCATTTTTTAGGTCGTGATTCTATTGATCACGCCTTTTCTGTTATGCAAAAAAAAAAAAGAGTTTTGAGTTCGTTTTAAAAATAATGTTGGAAATTGTTGATGGAAAAATTGAAAAAGATTCTATGGTTTTATTGACAACACTGAATATTTGAACTATTCTAAATTTAACAAAGTTGTAATCGCTTTCAAAAGATCCTACAATCAAATCCTATCAATCATCTATTTATTACTTCTTCTACAAATTTTGAATTTCCTACTTACTAAAAATGGTATATACCAAATATGCTTTCGAAAGCAAAGGACAGTGAATTGGATTTTACTATATAATGTAAATAGAACTAGCAAAGTATTTAACCATTTGAAGCAGGTGAGGAAATGTATAAAGGGGAAGAAGAAACACCTTTTTATCAACAGTTAAAAGACAAAATCATTGATGATATTGAATGTGGAAAATTAAAGCATGGAGATAAGCTCCCCTCTGAGAGGGAATTAGCTGAACAATATGGAATCAGCCGGATGACAGCAAGACATACTCTTTCCATATTAGAAAGAGAAGGAGTAGTGGAAAGAAGAGTTGGTGCAGGAACCTTTATTTCTAATTATAAAATTGAAATGGATTTTATTACTTTTAATAGCTTTACAAGGACGATGTTGGGCAAGGGATTAACACCAAGTACCCAAGTGCTTTCTATTAAAAAGAGTCCAGCAAAGCCAGGTATTGCTAATAAGCTACATATCCCAGTTGGTGAAGAAATTGTTATCATTAAGCGTTTGCGAAATGTGAATGGAATCCCTATTTCTATTGAGGAATCCTTTATTCCTTATAAATATTGTCCAGGCATTGATCACCGAATTACAAACAATCATTCGCTTTATCAAATGTTAGAAAGCGAATATGGTATTACGTTAGTAAAGGCCAAAGAATATATGAAGGTGAAACTAGCAGAAGAAAGTGACAGTAAATTGCTTAGAATTCGATCCGAGAGTCCATGTGTATTACGTGAAGCTGTTGCCTACGATGACCAGGGCCATTCAATCGAATTTTCAACATCACTAACTAGAAGTGACATTGTTAGATTTTATTCCGAGTTACATCTGAAATGACGTTCATTTCAGGTTAGTAAAAATGGTATATACCATTAAAGGGTAAGGGGAGGGGAAAGTAATGAGAGTCATTGGGGTTGGAGATAATGTGGTGGATAAGTACATGTATAAGAGAATCATGTATCCAGGAGGAAATGCACTTAACTTAAGCGTCTATGCTAAGCAACTAGGAGTAGATGCAGCATATTTAGGTGTTTTTGGAGATGATAAAGCTGCAAGTCATATCATTGAAACGCTAAACTATTTGAAGATCGATATTTCTCATTGTCGGCAGCATCCTGGAGAAAATGGATTTGCTGCGGTCGATCTTGTGGATGGGGACAGAGTATTTATCGGAGGGAATGATGGAGGTGTGCAAAATACTCATCCTATCATTCTCACACAAGAAGATTTGGATTATATACAAACATTTGAATTAGCACATAGCAGTATCTATAGCGCAATGGAAGGAGAACTACACAAGTTAAAGGCAGCTGGTATTCTTGTTTCCTTCGATTTTTCAACCGATTATAATGAAAGCGTTTTAAAAGAGGTTTGCCCTCATGTAGATATTAGTCTTCTCTCGTGTGGTCAATTACAAACAGATGAAGTAAAGGATCTGTTAACATTTGTGTGTTCCTTAGGAAGTTCGATGGCTATTGGGACGATGGGTTCTAGAGGAGCAATGGTGTTTAACGGGACAAACTTTTTTGAACAGAAGCCCCATTATGTCAAACCAGTGGATACTCT containing:
- a CDS encoding GntR family transcriptional regulator, with amino-acid sequence MYKGEEETPFYQQLKDKIIDDIECGKLKHGDKLPSERELAEQYGISRMTARHTLSILEREGVVERRVGAGTFISNYKIEMDFITFNSFTRTMLGKGLTPSTQVLSIKKSPAKPGIANKLHIPVGEEIVIIKRLRNVNGIPISIEESFIPYKYCPGIDHRITNNHSLYQMLESEYGITLVKAKEYMKVKLAEESDSKLLRIRSESPCVLREAVAYDDQGHSIEFSTSLTRSDIVRFYSELHLK
- a CDS encoding PfkB family carbohydrate kinase — protein: MRVIGVGDNVVDKYMYKRIMYPGGNALNLSVYAKQLGVDAAYLGVFGDDKAASHIIETLNYLKIDISHCRQHPGENGFAAVDLVDGDRVFIGGNDGGVQNTHPIILTQEDLDYIQTFELAHSSIYSAMEGELHKLKAAGILVSFDFSTDYNESVLKEVCPHVDISLLSCGQLQTDEVKDLLTFVCSLGSSMAIGTMGSRGAMVFNGTNFFEQKPHYVKPVDTLGAGDSFFTAFILEYLIGKKIKVNEDQLIKQSLEAGAKFAAQTCLVDGAFGFGIEF